The following are from one region of the Neurospora crassa OR74A linkage group III, whole genome shotgun sequence genome:
- a CDS encoding calcium homeostasis protein Regucalcin: MADQNQVQQWHVTEPYLDLHCQLGEGPYFEKGTQTLRFVDIKQKRLHTVLVTEGPDSLKTLQLDSPIGVTANIQGQDPQEKILVALKYGIALLDRKTGQYDYLTRIGGEPDRMRSNDGAVDPHGRFWLGTMNDFHVGEPQSEGSLYRFDLGKSREEVESGLIIPNSIGWSPDGKTMYFTHTPENTIFAWDYNPEDGSLSNKRVHYKHKEKGHLDGFRVDKDGNIWHALYDGGSVIKISPAGEILGRIILPTNNITCVEFVGTELFITSAADEDSEEGTPSRKYGGGLFRVDVGTTGLDHTEFNLE, from the exons ATGGCCGACCAGAACCAAGTACAGCAGTGGCACGTTACTGAGCCGTATCTGGATTTGCACTGCCAGCTTGGAGAGGGTCCCTACTTCGAAAAGGGCACCCAGACGTTGCGCTTTGTCGACATCAAGCAAAAGCGACTGCACACCGTCTTGGTCACGGAAGGGCCAGATTCGCTCAAGACCCTCCAGCTCGATTCCCCGATTGGTGTCACGGCCAACATCCAGGGTCAGGATCCGCAGGAAAAGATTCTAGTGGCGCTCAAGTATGGCATTGCCCTCCTCGACCGAAAGACGGGTCAGTATGACTACTTGACCCGCATTGGCGGCGAGCCCGACAGAATGAGGTCCAATGACGGTGCCGTTGATCCACATGGTCGTTTCTGGCTTGGCACCATGAATGATTTTCACGTTGGTGAGCCGCAATCCGAAG GATCCCTTTACCGATTCGACCTCGGAAAGTCCAGGGAAGAGGTCGAATCAGGCTTGATCATCCCCAACAGCATTGGCTGGTCCCCGGATGGGAAGACCATGTACTTCACTCACACGCCTGAGAACACCATTTTTGCGTGGGACTACAACCCCGAGGACGGCAGCCTCTCCAACAAGCGCGTTCACTACAAGCACAAGGAGAAGGGTCACTTGGACGGGTTCAGGGTCGATAAGGATGGTAACATCTGGCACGCCCTGTACGATGGCGGCTCCGTCATCAAGATTTCCCCGGCTGGGGAGATCCTGGGCCGAATCATCCTGCcgaccaacaacatcacctGCGTTGAATTTGTGGGTACTGAGCTGTTCATCACCAGCGCCGCGGACGAGGACAGCGAGGAGGGGACCCCGAGCAGGAAGTATGGCGGTGGCCTATTCAGGGTCGATGTCGGCACTACCGGATTGGACCACACCGAGTTTAACCTTGAGTAA
- the vad-1 gene encoding VAD-1 — MLIIVVRGTEVPLELTRQLKGSGLSRGTTYAPLSTASALQKLAKFRDLKGGFVLTYAHLNGEPLALRGLQDHSAGESPPEDVEWSRNLHTIPPCHRNYSCIDYPPGLVVYACHFFLYSARGPSSYPPDYPPVEVVPARLHPLLVLVALVSTPALSLKLDNLADTLVVRASNTYPTSCSSSSVTTVKSVKLAIQALSRPQEPPRRWLGADSSDSISSIAYSFGSSSTTIGHNGLPGVSSGFILASQGSNGDNGRQYHGAEDQRSEGEQAMSQRGPTPHLSALTSSRDVHSPSPSYRAFGQDGPSHQHRRNLSNTSMAAVDGNHTQTGSKTSGVHNILNPSEPQERLPTPAPSLPLPSVQRGSPQATMRMGQYPADGSPSRFYGYQTQSMPGSRTTTPVPAASSMVPPPASENESPITNHPFSMAMSRRMLTPRSPRPSSMGRGTTRPMESQQLPGMPSQRTPTPSHNTSPLSGPPSFPGPRPFSDSLHGQGASLPPPPAQPTTGMVAPSSQPLLGQRLPPPVTAGPLQSGSLTRDLAGRPVSHPSFPSPPTTTTGPVSGGLTAAYLLQDRSRLAVDGRQHMITITPSVGEEILVPVDIHQGSRQADAKRQRNAGASARFRQRKREIERNRERDLQRLEVESREWAKKMQDLTTERDYFRSEAERLRKIVAGIPEFSKLADPAQPTPVSSPPSVPSFSVENSPRTGPLPPPQPQSQPPQSHQLSNPYTHSRTRSHPDNTHSSPYDESLTLERPRRRRRTDTEPSPTTGAYAYNTSASMTMPQSAFGLAQSPHLPPPRLPPLRGLDQPQSTSTPPPASNGPHAVPLTSQSPSGGAYQPYPPAPAPRPEIGWAISQRGPLEGAHRHPLQGSHGHTDSLRRPVEQWRHEPHSNRPAA; from the exons ATGCTGATCATTGTGGTCCGCGGAACTGAGGTACCCTTGGAACTCACACGTCAACTCAAGGGCAGTGGCTTGTCTCGTGGGACGACCTATGCTCCCTTATCCACGGCCTCTGCTCTTCAA AAGCTAGCAAAATTTAGGGATCTGAAAGGAGGCTTCGTCTTGACCTACGCCCACCTAAACGGCGAACCTCTTGCGCTACGTGGTCTCCAGGACCATTCAGCGGGCGAGTCTCCTCCTGAGGACGTTGAGTGGTCCAGAAACCTGCATACCATCCCACCTTGTCACCGCAACTACTCTTGCATCGATTACCCACCGGGACTGGTGGTCTACGCCTGTCATTTTTTTCTCTACTCCGCTAGGGGCCCCTCGAGCTATCCGCCGGACTACCCTCCTGTCGAAGTAGTCCCCGCTCGCCTCCACCCGCTGCTAGTCCTTGTGGCTCTTGTCTCTACGCCAGCTTTGTCTCTAAAGCTTGACAACTTGGCTGACACGTTGGTTGTACGGGCCTCGAACACGTACCCGACATCTTGCAGCTCATCCTCTGT TACCACCGTTAAATCCGTCAAGCTGGCGATCCAAGCTCTTTCCCGTCCCCAAGAGCCTCCCCGGAGGTGGCTCGGCGCGGACTCTTCAGACTCCATCTCTTCCATCGCCTACAGCTTTGGGTCTTCGAGCACGACTATTGGACACAACGGCTTACCAGGTGTCAGCTCCGGGTTTATACTCGCTTCACAGGGTTCCAACGGCGACAACGGTCGCCAGTATCATGGTGCTGAAGATCAAAGAAGCGAAGGGGAACAGGCAATGTCACAGAGGGGTCCTACACCTCACCTTTCCGCGCTCACATCGTCGCGTGACGTTCACTCCCCGTCGCCGTCCTACCGAGCCTTTGGTCAAGATGGACCGAGTCATCAGCATCGTCGTAACCTAAGCAACACCTCAATGGCCGCCGTCGACGGAAACCACACTCAAACAGGATCGAAAACTTCCGGTGTGCACAACATTCTGAACCCTTCGGAACCCCAGGAGCGTCTTCCTACACCCGCCCCATCTCTCCCGTTGCCTTCTGTCCAAAGGGGTAGCCCACAGGCAACCATGAGAATGGGCCAGTACCCAGCTGATGGCTCGCCATCTCGCTTTTATGGTTATCAGACGCAAAGTATGCCCGGGTCGCGAACTACTACTCCAGTTCCCGCCGCATCCTCCATGGTGCCTCCTCCGGCTTCCGAAAACGAATCTCCTATCACCAACCATCCCTTTTCGATGGCCATGTCGAGGAGGATGTTAACCCCGAGGTCCCCAAGACCATCAAGCATGGGCCGCGGGACAACAAGGCCCATGGAAAGCCAACAGCTCCCAGGCATGCCATCCCAAAGAACCCCAACGCCATCTCACAACACTTCACCACTCAGTGGCCCCCCAAGTTTCCCAGGTCCTCGCCCATTTTCCGACTCGCTACACGGACAAGGGGCTTCTTTACCTCCCCCGCCTGCGCAACCGACTACTGGAATGGTTGCTCCGTCATCTCAGCCGCTTCTGGGTCAAAGACTTCCGCCGCCTGTAACAGCAGGGCCGCTACAATCTGGCTCTCTTACTCGGGATCTTGCCGGAAGACCTGTTTCTCACCCGTCCTTCCCCAGTCCTCCAACCACGACTACTGGACCCGTATCAGGCGGGTTGACCGCCGCTTATCTGCTTCAGGACCGAAGCAGGCTTGCGGTTGATGGCCGACAGCACATGATCACCATTACACCATCTGTTGGCGAAGAAATTCTGGTCCCAGTAGATATCCATCAAGGCTCGAGACAGGCGGATGCAAAGCGACAGCGAAACGCGGGAGCCTCTGCGCGGTTCAGACAGCGTAAGAGGGAGATTGAGCGGAACAGGGAGAGGGATTTGCAGAGACTGGAGGTTGAGAGCCGGGAGTGGGCCAAGAAGATGCAGGATTTGACCACCGAGCGCGACTACTTTCGCAGCGAGGCAGAACGTTTGAGAAAGATTGTGGCTGGCATTCCTGAATTCAGCAAGCTGGCGGATCCAGCACAACCGACTCCTGTATCGTCGCCTCCAAGCGTACCCTCGTTTTCGGTCGAGAACAGCCCCCGTACGGGACCGCTACCTCCACCGCAGCCGCAATCTCAACCCCCGCAGTCACACCAGCTTTCAAACCCTTATACTCATTCACGCACCCGGTCGCATCCCGACAACACCCATTCATCTCCATACGATGAGTCCTTGACACTCGAGAGGCCCagaagacggagaaggaCTGATACAGAGCCGTCGCCCACTACTGGAGCTTACGCATACAACACGTCCGCTTCCATGACCATGCCCCAATCAGCCTTCGGACTGGCTCAGTcacctcatcttcctcctccaagatTACCCCCTCTTCGGGGACTTGATCAGCCTCAATCGACCTCAACCCCGCCCCCTGCGTCCAATGGACCGCATGCTGTCCCCTTGACTTCGCAAAGCCCATCAGGCGGTGCCTATCAGCCCTATCCTCCTGCGCCCGCTCCTAGGCCAGAAATAGGATGGGCTATCAGCCAAAGAGGCCCCCTCGAAGGTGCCCATAGACATCCGTTGCAGGGGTCTCATGGTCATACTGACAGCCTACGAAGGCCAGTTGAGCAATGGAGGCATGAGCCGCATTCCAACCGACCCGCCGCTTAA